CGGACCTTCTCGGTGTCCTTGCCCAGCAGCACGTCCACCAGGTGGCCGACGCCGTAGCGCTGGCCGCTGCGGTAGATCGCCGACAGGGCCTGGCGCGCCGGCTCGGTGGCGTCCCAGGTTTCCACGCCATCGACGCAGATATCGCAGTGGCCGCAAGGATCGGGCATCACCTCGTCGAAGTAGGCCAGCAGCGCCTGGCGGCGGCAGCGGGTTTCCTCGCACAGCGCCAGCATGGCTTCGAGCTTGTGCCGTTCGACGCGCTTGTGGCGTTCGTCGCCCTCGGAGTTCTGCATCATCTGCCGCAGCAGCAACACGTCCTGCAGGCCGTAGGCCATCCAGGCGTCGGCGGGCAGGCCGTCACGGCCGGCGCGGCCGGTTTCCTGGTAGTACGCCTCCAGGCTCTTGGGCAGATCCAGGTGCGCGACGAAGCGCACGTTGGGTTTGTCGATGCCCATGCCAAAGGCGATGGTGGCGACCATGATCAGCCCTTCCTCGTTGAGGAAGCGCTTCTGGTGGAAGGCGCGCAGGTCGTTGGACAGCCCGGCGTGGTACGGCAGCGCCGGGAAGCCCTGGTTGGAGAGGAACTCGGCGACCTCCTCGACCTTCTTGCGCGACATGCAGTAGACGATGCCCGCGTCGCCGCGCCGCTCGGCGAGGAAGCCCAGCAACTGCTTGCGCGGCTGCTCCTTGGGCACGATGCGGTAGAAGATGTTCGGCCGGTCGAAGCTGGAGAGGAACTGCTCGGCGTCCTGCAGGTGCAGGCGCTGGATCATCTCCTCGCGGGTGCGCATGTCCGCCGTGGCGGTCAGGGCGATGCGCGGCACGTGCGGGAACAGCTCGGCGAGCTGGCCCAGTTGCAGGTATTCAGGACGGAAGTCGTGGCCCCATTGCGACACGCAGTGTGCTTCGTCGATGGCGAACAGGCCGATCTCCAGGCGCTGCAGGAAGGCCAGCATGCGCGGCTGCACCAGGCGTTCCGGGGCCAGATAGAGCAGCTTGATCTCGCCGCGCTGCAGGCGGTCGGCGATCTCGCGCTGGGCCTCGGGGCTCAGCGAGGAGTTCAGCGCCGCCACCGGCACGCCCAGTTCGTCCAGCGTGGCGACCTGGTCTTCCATCAGTGCGATCAGCGGCGAGACCACCACCGTCAGCCCCTCGCGCAGCAGCGCCGGGACCTGGAAGCACAGCGACTTGCCGCCGCCGGTGGGCATCAGCACCAGCGCATCGCCGCCGCCGGCCACGCGCTCGATGATCCGCGCCTGATTGCCGCGGAAGGCGTCGTAACCGAAAACGTCTTTGAGGATGCGCTGGGCCTGATCGAGCATGGGGGACTCCAAATGAAGCCGCGCATTATACGCAAGCCACCCGCCCGCGCCCGGCACCTTGTCCGGGAAACTGCGGAAAAATCCGTCACATGCGTCCGAACCCCGCGTCAGTACGGGCCGCGCGGGCATTTGGCTTTTGCCGAGGGGCCCCGGAACGACTACAATCTGGGGCCGATCACCTCCGAGGTAGTACCCGATGTCCTTCGCCGACCAACTGTCCCGCCTGCAAGCCTTTCTCGATGCCGATGACCTGCACGAGGAAGCCTTGGATTACGTGGCGGCACACGGCTACCTGACCGCCCTGGCGATCTGCCCGGAGGAAGTGCCGGAGCGCGAGTGGATCGATGCCCTGTTCGCCGAGCCGCCGCACTACCGCAGCGACGAGGAGCGCAGCGAGATCGAAGGCACCCTGGTCCAGCTCAAGGCGCACGTCACCCGCCTGCTGGCCAGCGACGAAGAGCTGGAACTGCCGTGCGAACCCTACCTGGGCGCCGAGCCGGACGACTCCGACATCCGCGGCTGGTGCATTGGCTTCATGGAAGGCGTATTCCTGCGCGAGGCCATCTGGTTCGAACAGGCCGAGGAAGAAGTCAGCGAGCTGCTGCTGCCGATCATGGTCGGTTCCGGACTGTTCGACGAACAGCCCGAGTTCGACGAAATCGCCCGTGACCGCCAACTGGTGGACGACATGGTCGCGCAGATCCCCGAGCTGCTGACCAACCTGTTCCTGCTGTGCCAGGCCCCGGAAGAAAAGCCGGCCCTGCTCAAGCCCCGCACTCACTGATCCGCCACCGGAGCTGCGCCGCGCGGCTCCGGACTCGTTTCGCGCCAGTCGATGCCTCGAGAAATCCGCCAGAGCCGCCACGCCTGGGTTCGCTACTGCCTGCTCGGCGTGGGCTGGCTCAGCGTGACGCTGGGCGTGATCGGCATCTTCCTGCCGGTCCTGCCCACCACGCCCTTCCTCCTGCTCGCCGCCGCCTGCTTCATGCGCAGCTCCCAGCGCTTCTACGACTGGCTGGTGAACCACCCGAAGCTCGGCCCGTGGATTCGCGACTACCTGGACGGCGAAGGCATCCCGCTCAAGGGCAAGGTCTACGCCATCGGCCTGATGTGGTGCAGCATCCTGATCTCCGGCTTCCTGGTGCAGCGCCCCTGGGCCTGGGCGTTCATGCTGACCAGCGCAACCCTGGTGAGCATTTATCTGATCCGCACCAAGACCCGGCGCCTAGACTGATCGCGGAGTCAGCGGCGGCACCTGGCCGCCCTCCTCCGGCACTGGCGCCGCCACCACCGGCCCCACCGCATCCACGGTGAAGCCGAAGGTGTTCACCCCGCCTTCGCTGCGCACGAATACCGAACCGCCGTGCATGCTCGCCACCGCCTTGACGATGGACAGCCCCAGCCCGTGGCTGGTCTGGCTGTTGGCGCGGGCCAGGTCGGCGCGGTAGAAGCGCTCGAACAGCCGCGCACGCTGCTCGGCGTTGATCGGCTCGCCGGGGTTGCTGACTTCCACCAGCGCGGCGCCGCGCTCGCCGCTCAGGCGCACCTCGATGCGACCGCCTGGCGCGGTGTGCTGGGCGGCGTTGTACAGCAGGTTGGTCACCGCTCGCTGGAACAGCGCCCGCTCGACACAGGCACGGGCATCGCCACGAAGGTTCACCTGAACGCCCTGCTCGTCGAAGATCACCTCGAGGAAATCCACAGTCGTCGCCACTTCGGCCGCCAGCGAGGTTTCCACCCGCTCGGCCGCCAGCCCGCCCTGATCGACGCGGGCGAGGAACAGCATGTCGTTGACGATGGCGCGCAGGCGTTCCAGCTCTTCCAGGTTGGACTGCAGCACCTCTTCGTAATCCGGCGCGCTGCGCTCGCGGGACAACGCCACCTGGCTCTGGCCGATCAGGTTGGCCAGCGGCGTGCGCAGTTCGTGGGCGACATCGGCGTTGAACGACTCCAGGCGCAGGTAGGCCTGCTCCAGCCGATCCAGTGCCTCATTGAAGGCACCGGCCAGCGCTGACAGCTCAGTTGGCAGGCCCTCCAGGCGCAGGCGCTGGGACAGCTGCTTCGGGCTGATCTGCCGCGCCTCGGCGGAGAGATCGCGTACCGGCCGCAGGCCCACCCGGGCGATCCAGTGCCCGCACAGCGTCGCCAGGGCGATGCCCAGCGCGGACAGCACGAACAGGGTGATCAGCGTGGCGTGGCGGGCATGCTGGAAGGCCACGCTGTCGATCGCCGCGAGCAGCACCAGCGCCGGGCGCGAGCCGCTGGCCGGCAGCACGCCGACGCGGGCGCTGAGCCGCGAATCATGATCGGGCAGTTCCAGTTCGGCGTAGCCGTTGCCGCTGCCGAGCATCCGCCGTACCGCGTCGTTGGGCTGGCCATAGCGGAAGCGCGAGTCGTCGCTGTCGATCCAGAAGCGGATCAGCTGGTACTCCTGGCTCAGGGTGTTGAGCTTGAGCTGCATGTGCGGCCAGCGTTCGGCCAGGTCGGGCTTGTCGAGCATGCGTGCGACCATGTTGAAGCGGGTGTCCAGCTCCGAGCGCTGCAGGCGCTCGATCTGCCCGTCCAGCACGCAGTAGAGGGCCGAGCCGATCAGCAGGAAGATACCCAGCGCGGCGCCGGCGAACATGCCGGCCAGACGGGTCGACAGCGACAGGCCCTTCACGCCTCGCGCTCCTGGGCCGTGCGGCTTTCCAGCACGTAGCCCATGCCCCGGATGGTATGCAGCAGCTTAGTGTCGAAGGGCCCGTCGAGCTTGGCGCGCAGACGCTTGATGGCGACCTCCACGACGTTGGTGTCGGTGTCGAAATTGATGTCCCAGACCAGCTCGGCGATGGCCGTCTTGGAGAGGATTTCGCCACTGCGCTGGGCCAGCACGCAGAGCAGCGAATACTCCTTGGCGGTCAGTTCCAGGCGCGTGCCGCCACGCTGCACGCGGCGGCTGACCAGATCGATGGCGAGGTCGGCGATGCGCATCTGTGTGGCGCTTTCCAGGTGTGCGCCACGGCGGGTCAGGGCTTGCAGGCGCGCCACCAGTTCGAGGAAGGAGAACGGCTTGATCAGGTAATCGTCGGCGCCCTCGCGCAGGCCGCGCACGCGGTCTTCCACACGCTCGCGGGCGGTGAGCATGATCACCGGCGTCTGCCGCTGTTCACGCAGGGCGCGCAGCACGCCGTAGCCGTCGATGCCGGGGAGCATCACGTCGAGGACGATGACGTCGTATTCGCCATTGAGCGCCAGGTGCCGGCCGTCGATGCCGTTGCTGGCGACGTCCACGGTGAAGCCCTGCTCGCTCAGCCCGCGCTGCAGGTAGTCGGCGGTCTTGCTCTCGTCTTCGACAATCAGTACGCGCATGCCAGCCCTCCGTTCGTGACGCCCGCAGTCCGGCATGCTACCCAGCCGCTCCTCATACCGCACCTCCCAGCGCGGCCGGTGCCGGTTGCTGGCGATGGAACAGCCGGTCCAGCGCCAGGTACACCACCGGCGTGCTGAACAGGGTCAGCGCCTGGCTGAAGAGCAGCCCGCCGACCACCGCCACACCCAGCGGCTGGCGCAGTTCCGAGCCGGTACCGAAGCCGATCATCAGCGGGATCGCCCCCAGCAGCGCGGCCAGCGTGGTCATCATGATCGGCCGGAAGCGCGCCAGGCACGCCTCGCGGATCGCGTCGTAGGGCGACAGCCCACGCTGGCGTTGCGCGGCCAGGGCGAAGTCGACCATCAGGATGCCGTTCTTCTTGACGATGCCGATCAGCAGCACCAGGCCGATCAGCGCCATCACCGAGAACTCCAGGCCCCAGCCCCAGAGCAGGAACACCGCGCCGATGCCGGCCGAGGGCAAGGTGGAAAGAATGGTCAGCGGGTGCACGAAGCTCTCGTAGAGCACGCCCAGGATCACGTAGACCGCAAACAGCGCCGCGAGGATCAACAGCGGCTGGCTGGCCAGCGAACTCTGGAAGGCCGCCGCGGCGCCCTGGAATTCGCCGCTGATGCTCGACGGCATGCCGATCTCCGCCTGCGCCCGCTGCACCAGGCTGACCGCATCGCCCAGGGCCACGCCCGGCGACAGGTTGAAGGACAGCGTGACGGCCGGGAACATGCCGTTGTGGTTGATCTGCAGCGGCCCGGACTTGGCCGGTGTGACCCGCGCCAGCGCTGCCAGCGGCACCATCTCGCCGGTCAGCGGCGAACGCAGGTGGAACCAGGCCAGGCTTTCCGCGCGGCCGCGCTGGCGCGAATCCAGTTCGAGGATGACCTTGTACTGGTTGACCTCGGTCTGGAATTCGCCGACCTGGCGCTGGCCGAAGGCGTCGTAGAGGGTCTGGCTGACGTCCTCGGCGGACAGCCCGAAGCGCGCCGCCGCCACCCGGTCGATCTCGAGCGAGGTGACGCTGGCGCCCATCTGCAGGTCGTTGGACACATCCTGCAGGCCGCCCTCCTCCTTCAGCCGCTGGGTCAGGCGATCCGCCCACTGCGCCAGCGCCGCGCTGTCGTTGCTGCGCAGGGCGTACTGGTACTGGGTGCGCACCGGCCCGGTGGCGAGGTTGATGTCCTGCGCCGAACGCAGGTAGAGGACGATGCCCGGCACCTTGGCCAGCTTGGGGCGGATGCGGTTGATGAACTCGTCCACCGAGACGTCGCGGTCGCCACGGTCCTTGAGCACGATCCAGAAGCGTCCGTTGGCCAGGCTCTGGCTGCCGCCGGTGATGCCGATGGCGTGGTTGTAGCTCTGCACCGCCGGGTCGGCGGCAACGATGACGGCGAGCTGCTTGTGCTTCTCGGCCATGTCGGCATAGGAGATGTCCTCGGCGGCCTGGGTGGTGCCGAAGACGAAGGCGGTGTCCTGGGACGGGAAGAAGCCCTTGGGAATGCCGACGTAGCCGCCCACCGCGATGGCCACGCAGACCACGAAGCCAGCCAGCACCGTGCGCTGGTGATGCAGCGACCAGTCCAGCCCCCGGGCGTAGCGTGCCAGCAGCCAGCCGGCGATGCCTCCGTCGTCGTGCCCGTGCCCGCTTTTATGGTGATGGGGCGCCCCCATGAAGCGCGAGGCGAGCATCGGCGCGATGGTCAGCGAGGCCAGCACCGAAATCAGGATGGCCGCCGTGACGCTGACGGCGAACTCGCGGAACAGCCGCCCGACGATGCCGCCCATGAACAGCAGCGGGATGAACGCGGCGATCAGCGAGAAGCTGATGGAGACCACCGTGAAGCTGATCTCCGAGGCGCCGGCCAGTGCCGCCTGCACCCGGTCCTTGCCCTGCTCCAGGTGGCGGTGGATGTTCTCCACCACCACGATGGCGTCGTCGACGATGAAGCCCACGGCAATGATCAGCGCCACCAATGTCAGGTTGTTCAGGGTGAAGCCCAGCAGGTACATGGCCGCGAAGCTGGCGCTGAGCGACACCGCCAGCACGGTGGCGACGATCAGGGTGGCCGACAGCTGGCGCAGGAACAGCCCCATCACCAGCACCACCAACCCCATGGTCAACAGCAGGGTCAGCTCCACTTCATGCAGCGAGGCTCGAATGGTGCGGGTGCGATCGTTGAGCACTTCCACCTCGACGCCCGCCGGCAGCATTTCACGCAGGCGCGGCAGCTCGGCCTGGATGGCATCGGAGGTCTCGACGATGTTCGCGCCGGGCTGGCGCAGGATCACCAGCGCCACGCCGGGGCGGCCGTCCGGCCAGGCCTGCACGTAGTCGTCTTCCGGCGCCTTCACCACCTTCGCCAGATCGCGCAGGAACACCGGTGCCCCGGCGCGGTAGGCCACCACTAGGTCGCCATATTCATTGGGACTGAACAACTGGTCGTTGGCCGCCAGGGTGGACACGCGGCCGTCGCCGAACAGCGCGCCCTTGGCCTGGTTGATGCTCGCCGACTGCAGCGACTGGCGCAGGTCGGCCAGGGTCAGGCGGAACGCAGCCAGCTTCTCCGGCTGCGCCTGGATGCGGATCGCCGGGCGCTGCTGGCCGACCACGAAGATCTGCCCGACCCCGCTGATCTGGCTGAGCTGGCGTGACAGCAGCACTTCGGCAAGGTCACTGAGCTCGATCAGCGGCATCAGCTCGGAATTCACCCGGACGATCATGATCGGGCTGTCCGCCGGGTTGATCTTGCGCCAGGTCGGCAGGTTCGGCATGTCCGCCGGCAGGCGCCCGGCGGCGGCGTTGATCGCGGCGGTGACCTCCTGGGCGGCGACGTCGATGTTCTTTTCCAGGTCGAACTGCAGCGTCAGGGTGGTCGAGCCCAAAGCGCTGGTGGAGAGCATCTGGGTGATGCCGGGGATGGCGCTGAACTGCACTTCCAGCGGAGTCGCCACCGAAGACGCCATGGTTTCCGGGCTGCCGCCGGGCAACAGCGCCTGCACCTGGATGGTGGGGAAATCCACCTGCGGCAGTGGCGCCACGCCAAGACGGAAGAACGCCAGCAGGCCGAGTAGCAGCGAGGCGATGGTCAGCAGGCAGGTGGCGATGGGGTGGCGCACGCACCAGCCGGACATGCCGGCGCGCACGCTCACGGCTCGCTCCGGCGGGCCAGGGTCTGCACGTCGCCCTGCACGTCCACCCGGGCGCCGGGGGTCAGGCGCGAGTGGCCGTCGAGCACCACTTCATCGTCCGCCGCGAGGCCTTCGACCAGGGTGCGGCCATCCACTTCCTGGACAATGCGCACCGGCACCTTCTGCGCCTTGCCGTCCTCGATACGAAACACGAAGGCGCCATCCAGGCCACGGCGCACGGCGCGGCTATCCAGCACCAGACCGTTGCGCAGCACCCCGGACTGCAGGTCGATGGCGACGAACTGCCCCGGCCAGAGCTGGTCGTCCTTGTTGTCGAAGACCGCACGCACGCGGATGGTCCCGGTGCTGCTGGCGACCTGGTTGTCGATACTGCGCAGGTGGCCCTCGCCGAGCAGCTGGCCGCCGTCGCGGCTGCGCGCGATCACCGGGGAATCGCCCTTCATCAGCGGTTGCAGTTGCGGCAGGCTTTCCTGCGGCAGGGCGAAGACCACCGAGATCGGCGACATCTGGGTGACGGTGAACAGGCCGCTGCTGTCATTGGTGCGCAGCAGGTTGCCGACGTCGACGTTGCGGATGCCGACGCGGCCGGCGACCGGCGAGGTGATGCGGGTGTAGGACAGGCGCACGCGCTCGGCGTCGATGGTGGCCTGGTTGCCGCGCAGGGTGGCGCGCAGGCGCGCTGCCTCGGCTTCGGTCTGCTCCAGGGTCTGGCGGGAAATCGATCCGCGCTGGCTCAGCGTCTGGTAGCGCACGAGATCCTGCTCGACGATGCGCAACTGCGCCTGATTGCTTTGCCTGGTCGCCTCGGCCTGCTCCAGCGCGGCGTTGATGGCGCGGTCGTCGATGGTCGCCAGCAGTTCGCCCTCCTTGACCATCTGCCCCTCTTCCACCAGCAACGCGGTGAGCTGGCCTTCGACCTGCGGGCGCACCAGCACGCTGTGCAGCGAGGTAACGGTGCCGACGCCGTCGAGGTTCTGCGTCAGGTCCTCGCGGGCCACGCGCGCCAGGGTCACCGGCACGCCGGCTGTCTGCGCCGCGGCCTGGGGCGCCTCGTGCCGGCCGGCAAAGCCCCAGAAGCCCGCTCCCAGCGCCGCCACTCCCAGCACTCCCGCCGCCAGCCAAACCCGCCGTTGCCCCTGCATCCCGCTCTCCTGCGTCTGGTTCGGCCACAGCGGCCGCATCCTGGGGTTATAAGCCAGAGCGCGGGACCGCACGCTGACCCTTAAATGACAATCCTGTCAGATTCGCCGGCAAGGCCTGTACGACGGGGCTTTTCGCCCAATGGCGATGCGCCAGCGCAAGTTTTCGAAGAGCGCCTAGACTCCACACATCCCACATGGAGCGCTGGCGATGCAGCCAACCGGAGGAGCCCTCAGGCTGTTCGCCAGCCCGCCGCGTCTGCGGGCCGGCGCGCTGCTGCTCGCGCTCCTCGCGCTGACCGCCGGCGCCACCTGGAACTTCGACGCCATCCTGAAGAATGCCGAGCAGCGCTACGGCAACCTGGGCACCGCGAAAACACGCATCGAGTCCTGGGGCCGGCTGATCGACGACAGCGAGAACCTCGACGAAGCCGCCAAGCTCAAGGCGGTGAACGCCTTCTTCAACGGCGCCCTGGTGTTCACCGACGACCGCACCGTCTGGCACCAGGAGGACTACTGGGCGACGCCCATCGAATCCCTCTACAAAGGCGCCGGCGACTGCGAGGACTACTCCATCGCCAAGTTCATCACCCTGCGCCGCCTCGGGGTCGCCAGCGACAAGCTGCGCATCACCTACGTCAAGGCACTGCAGCAGAACCAGGCGCACATGGTGCTCACCTACTACGCCTCCCCCACCGCCGAGCCGCTGGTGCTGGACAACCTGATCCCGCAGATCAGGCCAGCCTCCCAGCGCAAGGACCTCCTGCCCGTCTACGCCTTCAACGCCGAAGGGCTGTGGCTGCCCGGCCCCGGCGGCGGCAAGCGCACCGGCGACAGCAAGAAGCTGTCGCGCTGGCAGGACCTGTTGACCAAGATGCGCGCCGAGGGCCTGGACCTCGACGAGACGCGATAGGAGAACCCCGGCATGTCATTGCTCAAGCAACTGTTCCTGGCGATCTGCCTGTTCCTCGTGGTGGCCTTCGCCGGCAGCTTCGCCGCCAGCCTGGAAAGCTCCCGCGAACAGATGATCAGCCAGTTGCGCTCCCACGCCCAGGACGCCGCCACCGCGCTGGGGCTGTCGCTCACCCCGCACGTGGACGACCCGGCGATGATCGAGCTGATGGTCAGCTCGATCTTCGACTCCGGCTACTTCGCCACCATCCGCGTGGTCAGCATTCCCGACGGCAAGGTCGTCGTCGAGCGCGACACCAGCACCCGCTCCGACCAGGTGCCACGCTGGTTCGCCCGGCTGGTGAACCTCAAGGCCCAGGGTGGCGACGCGCTGATCATGCGCGGCTGGGAGCAGGCCGCGCGGGTCGAGGTGGTCAGCCATCCGCAGTTCGCCCTGGCCAAGCTGTGGGACGGCGCGCTGGGCAGCCTGGCCTGGCTGCTGCTGTGCGGGTTGATCAGCGCCATCCTCGGCGGCTGGCTGCTGCGCACCCAGTTGAAGCCGCTGGACCAGATGGTGCAGCAGGCCCAGGCCATCACCCGCCGCGAATTCCTCACCCTGCCCAGGGAGCCGCGCACACCGGAACTCAAGCGCGTGGTGCAGGCGATGAACCAGATGGTGGACAAGCTCAAGGCACTGTTCGCCGAGGAAGCCTCGCGCAGCGAGAAGCTGCGCGAAGAGGCCTACCAGGACAGCCTCTCGGGCCTGGCCAACCGCCGCCTGTTCGACGCGCGGCTGGACGCGCAACTGTCCCCCAGCGAACAGAACGCCGCCGGCTACCTGCTGCTGCTGCGCCTGAACGACCTGGCCGGGCTCAACCAGCGCCTGGGCGGGCAGCGCACCGACGCGCTGATCCGCGACGTCGCCGAGCTGCTGGAGCGCGAGCGCGAACAGCACGGCACCCCGGACTGGCTGGCGGCGCGCAGCCGTGGCGGCGAGTTCACCCTGCTCGCCCCGGGCGTCGACAGCGCCAGTGCCGAGCAATTGGCCGATGAACTCAGCGCCGCCCTGGAAAACCTGCGCGGCACCGGCGCCAGCGACTGCACACCGGTGGCCCACCTGGGCCTGTCGGCCTTCCGTCCCGGCGAATCGTCGGCCAGCGTCCTCTCCCGTGCCGACCAGGCACTGGCCCAGTCGCAGTCCTCGCCGGGCCGTCCCTGGCAGCGCCTGGACAGCTCCGGCAGCCAACCGGTGCAGGACTCCCGCGCCTGGCGCGAGTGGCTCGACGATGCCTTGCAGAAGGGCAAGTTGCAGCTGTGGTTCCAGCCCGTGCGCGCCTGCGCCGAGAACGGCGAGTTGCTGCACCAGAAAGTCCTCGCGCGGCTGCTCGATCCCAAGGGAGAAGCCGTCGCGGCCGGGCAGTTCCTGCCGTGGATCGAACGCTTCGGCTGGTCCGCGCGCTTCGACCTGGCCATGCTCGAACACGCCCTCGCCCATCTCGCCCAGCAACCGGCGCCGCTGGCGCTGTCGCTGTCAGCGGAAACC
This Pseudomonas sp. ATCC 13867 DNA region includes the following protein-coding sequences:
- the lapD gene encoding cyclic di-GMP receptor LapD; amino-acid sequence: MSLLKQLFLAICLFLVVAFAGSFAASLESSREQMISQLRSHAQDAATALGLSLTPHVDDPAMIELMVSSIFDSGYFATIRVVSIPDGKVVVERDTSTRSDQVPRWFARLVNLKAQGGDALIMRGWEQAARVEVVSHPQFALAKLWDGALGSLAWLLLCGLISAILGGWLLRTQLKPLDQMVQQAQAITRREFLTLPREPRTPELKRVVQAMNQMVDKLKALFAEEASRSEKLREEAYQDSLSGLANRRLFDARLDAQLSPSEQNAAGYLLLLRLNDLAGLNQRLGGQRTDALIRDVAELLEREREQHGTPDWLAARSRGGEFTLLAPGVDSASAEQLADELSAALENLRGTGASDCTPVAHLGLSAFRPGESSASVLSRADQALAQSQSSPGRPWQRLDSSGSQPVQDSRAWREWLDDALQKGKLQLWFQPVRACAENGELLHQKVLARLLDPKGEAVAAGQFLPWIERFGWSARFDLAMLEHALAHLAQQPAPLALSLSAETVRSAEPLRELFEILRAHPQEAQLMTLEVDERYLPPPAELEKLAQSVQDVGAKLGLQHFGGRFSLIGNLTRLGLAYLKIDGSYIRTIDQDNDKRLFIEAVFRAANSIDLPLIAEMVESEGELKVLREMGIAGAMGRLVGAPKPSQKNG